From a single Brassica napus cultivar Da-Ae chromosome C9, Da-Ae, whole genome shotgun sequence genomic region:
- the LOC106417269 gene encoding uncharacterized protein LOC106417269 → MYSEKEDMFRIVGSGGSGGHLVGSWDLRKHKYTPKVQRLQFQNLPELSKAKRELLYSCNTSEHLVESRTTGETFMVKWYKRTSKTIHGIERMETKALMVFKIDEEGNAVYTQDIGDLCIILTMTESFCVPACSVRHMRPNRVKIMDVDEITIVDLAAQKWN, encoded by the coding sequence ATGTACTCTGAGAAAGAGGACATGTTTCGCATTGTCGGATCTGGAGGATCTGGAGGCCACCTTGTTGGATCATGGGATCTCCGCAAACACAAGTACACACCAAAGGTTCAGAGACTTCAATTTCAAAACCTTCCGGAGCTGAGCAAGGCCAAACGGGAGCTTCTGTACTCGTGCAACACCAGCGAACACTTGGTGGAGTCAAGAACCACCGGTGAAACTTTCATGGTTAAATGGTACAAAAGGACGTCCAAGACCATCCACGGTATAGAGAGAATGGAAACAAAAGCTTTAATGGTCTTCAAGATAGACGAGGAAGGTAACGCTGTTTACACTCAAGATATTGGTGATCTCTGCATTATCCTCACAATGACTGAATCTTTCTGTGTCCCTGCTTGCTCTGTTCGCCACATGCGTCCTAACCGCGTCAAAATCATGGATGTCGACGAAATCACTATTGTCGATCTGGCTGCTCAAAAGTGGAACTGA